A stretch of Nonomuraea africana DNA encodes these proteins:
- a CDS encoding right-handed parallel beta-helix repeat-containing protein — MRRLLALTALLSLPLTGTAHAAEPTTKVYHAAPDATGHACNETNPCSLETARDKVREAIAGGMNRDIEVRLAGGVYRMAEPLVLDRRDSGPDGHTVTWTAAPGAEPVLSGGVPITGWKQQGGLWVAQAPDGVVPRQLFVGGVRAVRARGEACPASVCDATKTGMTGAVKSGIAAWKTPANAEAVIRIRWRNYHCAIDRVEGDLITFVQPCWVNSASGTNRTGPAWDTTTVDSSRYTKVSYFENALELLDQPGEFVYDRGSRTVSYLPRPGEDLSDVITPAHETLLRIEGASGVRVSGLAFEHAAYLQPNTDEGYAGMQAGLTLTGATGPVDHAGRYYTKPAAAVVVRGGQRVTVENSSFARLGGAGIIMEKGTKDSAVIGSTFTDLSSGAVYVGDTEPNPPVELQGERNTVARNTITHIGVEYTDAVGVWAGYESELSVDHNTLEKLPYSGISVGWGWNQPEAQRPAMRDNRITGNRIVDAMMVAFDMHDGGAIYTQGPQPGTVISGNYINRSAYGNTERDGNGVYLDEQSSYIRVEGNVLTRMGYKWVSNWAGYGIQNLATGNWTDTTAPALSGRGSQMVDNFLALELLPEAALQVAAAAGAAPGGQVEQLVPDLARGRAATQSSTDGTAGAAHAVDGSTTTDTRTLSQPGSWWQVDLGEVRRIGSVEIWNDASMTTGDVEVIVATRADLSDAKRVSVTGKVLRPSLVEIAADARYVRIQRTGTGRIGLAGVSVHP, encoded by the coding sequence ATGAGACGCCTGCTCGCCCTGACCGCCCTGCTCTCGCTCCCCTTGACGGGTACCGCGCACGCCGCGGAACCCACCACGAAGGTCTACCACGCGGCCCCCGACGCCACGGGCCACGCCTGCAACGAGACCAACCCCTGCTCCCTGGAGACGGCCAGGGACAAGGTACGTGAGGCCATCGCGGGCGGCATGAACCGCGACATCGAGGTCCGCCTGGCCGGCGGCGTCTACCGGATGGCCGAGCCGCTCGTGCTCGACCGGCGCGACTCCGGGCCGGACGGGCACACCGTCACCTGGACCGCCGCCCCCGGCGCCGAGCCCGTGCTGTCGGGCGGCGTGCCGATCACCGGCTGGAAGCAGCAGGGCGGTCTCTGGGTCGCCCAGGCCCCCGACGGCGTGGTGCCCAGGCAACTGTTCGTCGGCGGCGTCAGGGCGGTTCGCGCCCGGGGCGAGGCCTGCCCCGCCAGCGTCTGCGACGCGACGAAGACCGGCATGACCGGCGCCGTCAAGAGCGGGATCGCCGCGTGGAAGACGCCCGCCAACGCCGAGGCGGTGATCAGGATCCGCTGGCGCAACTACCACTGCGCGATCGACAGGGTCGAGGGCGACCTGATCACGTTCGTCCAGCCGTGCTGGGTCAACTCCGCCAGCGGCACCAACCGCACGGGCCCCGCGTGGGACACCACGACCGTCGACTCCAGCCGCTACACCAAGGTCTCCTACTTCGAGAACGCCCTGGAGCTGCTCGACCAGCCCGGCGAGTTCGTCTACGACCGCGGCAGCCGTACGGTCAGCTACCTGCCCAGGCCGGGCGAGGACCTCAGTGACGTGATCACGCCCGCGCACGAGACGCTGCTGCGGATCGAGGGCGCGAGCGGGGTGAGGGTCTCGGGACTGGCCTTCGAGCACGCCGCCTACCTGCAGCCGAACACCGACGAGGGCTACGCGGGCATGCAGGCGGGCCTCACGCTGACCGGCGCCACCGGCCCCGTCGACCATGCGGGCCGCTACTACACCAAGCCCGCCGCCGCGGTCGTGGTGCGGGGCGGGCAGCGGGTCACGGTGGAGAACAGCTCCTTCGCCCGCCTCGGCGGCGCGGGGATCATCATGGAGAAGGGCACCAAGGACTCGGCGGTCATCGGCTCCACCTTCACCGACCTGTCCTCCGGCGCGGTCTACGTCGGCGACACCGAGCCCAACCCGCCCGTCGAGCTGCAGGGCGAGCGCAACACGGTGGCCCGCAACACCATCACCCACATCGGCGTGGAGTACACCGACGCGGTGGGCGTCTGGGCGGGCTACGAGAGCGAGCTGTCGGTCGACCACAACACCCTCGAGAAGCTGCCCTACTCCGGCATCTCGGTCGGCTGGGGATGGAACCAGCCGGAGGCGCAGCGCCCCGCCATGCGCGACAACAGGATCACCGGCAACCGGATCGTGGACGCGATGATGGTCGCCTTCGACATGCACGACGGCGGCGCGATCTACACCCAGGGCCCGCAGCCCGGCACGGTGATCTCGGGGAACTACATCAACCGCTCGGCCTACGGCAACACCGAGCGGGACGGCAACGGCGTCTACCTCGACGAGCAGAGCAGTTACATCCGCGTCGAGGGCAACGTGCTGACCCGCATGGGCTACAAGTGGGTCTCGAACTGGGCCGGCTACGGCATCCAGAACCTCGCCACAGGGAACTGGACGGACACCACCGCGCCCGCCCTGTCGGGCAGGGGCTCGCAGATGGTGGACAACTTCCTCGCGCTGGAGCTGCTGCCCGAGGCCGCCCTGCAGGTGGCCGCGGCCGCGGGCGCGGCCCCCGGCGGTCAGGTCGAGCAACTGGTGCCCGACCTGGCCAGAGGCAGGGCCGCCACCCAGTCCTCCACCGACGGTACGGCCGGCGCCGCCCACGCGGTCGACGGCTCGACCACGACCGACACCAGGACGCTCAGCCAGCCCGGCTCCTGGTGGCAGGTCGACCTCGGCGAGGTCAGGCGGATCGGCTCGGTCGAGATCTGGAACGACGCCTCGATGACCACCGGCGACGTCGAGGTGATCGTCGCCACCCGGGCCGACCTGTCCGACGCGAAGCGGGTGAGCGTCACCGGCAAGGTCCTTCGCCCCTCTCTGGTAGAGATCGCGGCCGATGCCCGGTACGTGCGCATCCAGCGCACCGGCACTGGCAGGATCGGGCTCGCCGGAGTCTCGGTCCACCCGTAA